One stretch of Variovorax sp. 54 DNA includes these proteins:
- the glgX gene encoding glycogen debranching protein GlgX: MLSPGHPLPLGATPSQQGVNFAIAAPSASKVDLCLFDNTGQSEQQRLTLPECTDGIWHGLLPNARPGLIYGYRVHGPWAPAEGQRFNPAKLLLDPYAREILGHYNGSDLFLGHTPTNPTQRDNRDNSSLALKARVTAPNNTPPTTGRAHIPPTDRVLYELHIRSLTHQHPGVPEPLRGTYAGLAEPAVLDHLQRLGVTTLSLMPVQHRADEPRLLARGLTNHWGYNTIGWFAPEARFWSGRPGTTPASEFRAMADAVHARGMELVIDVVYNHSAESDELGPTLSLRGIDNALYYHLRADDRALYENWAGTGNCLNLGEPRVLQLVMDSLRFWACEMGVDGFRFDLAPVLGRDAQRGFDARAPFFAAIAQDPVLSRTLRIAEPWDIGPGGYRLGEFPPGWLEWNDRFRDTQRGFWLRQGREGATGLGDFAHRFTASSASFAHDGRAPTASVNFITAHDGFTLRDLVSYEQRHNLANGEDNRDGHAHNLSTHCGVEGPSDDPTVRAMRARLQRTLLATLLLSQGTPMLLAGDELGHSQNGNNNAYCQDNETTWLGWIGLSDPASERAGLTAFVARLTALRREAPVLRSTRWWPAEPPAGAAPGIRWLRPDGEPMAPADWHAGTALAILFGHAEDAWLVLVNAGPSPVTFTLPDGDWRCCLATDAEDPDDLRAAPRPLGRAVEVPVSSLWLART; the protein is encoded by the coding sequence ATGCTGAGCCCAGGCCATCCCCTCCCCTTGGGCGCAACGCCATCACAGCAAGGCGTCAACTTCGCAATCGCAGCCCCATCAGCAAGCAAAGTAGACCTCTGCCTCTTCGACAACACAGGCCAGAGCGAACAGCAGCGCCTAACGCTCCCAGAATGCACAGACGGCATCTGGCACGGCCTGCTTCCCAACGCAAGACCAGGCCTGATCTACGGCTACCGAGTCCACGGCCCCTGGGCCCCCGCAGAAGGACAGCGCTTCAACCCCGCCAAGCTCCTCCTCGACCCCTACGCCCGAGAAATCCTCGGCCACTACAACGGCAGCGACCTCTTCCTGGGCCACACCCCCACAAACCCAACCCAACGCGACAACAGAGACAACAGCTCGCTCGCACTCAAAGCCCGCGTAACAGCACCCAACAACACACCCCCAACAACAGGCCGCGCCCACATCCCCCCCACCGACCGCGTCCTGTACGAGTTGCACATCCGCAGCCTCACCCACCAGCACCCAGGCGTACCCGAACCCTTGCGCGGCACCTACGCCGGCCTCGCAGAACCCGCCGTGCTCGACCACCTGCAACGCCTGGGCGTCACCACCCTCAGCCTCATGCCCGTGCAGCACCGCGCCGACGAACCGCGCCTGCTCGCCAGAGGCCTGACCAACCACTGGGGCTACAACACCATCGGCTGGTTCGCGCCCGAAGCGCGCTTCTGGAGTGGCCGCCCCGGCACCACACCCGCGAGCGAGTTCCGCGCGATGGCCGATGCGGTGCATGCGCGCGGCATGGAACTGGTGATCGACGTGGTCTACAACCACAGCGCCGAAAGCGACGAGCTCGGCCCGACGCTCTCGCTGCGCGGCATCGACAACGCCCTGTACTACCACCTGCGCGCCGACGACCGCGCGCTGTACGAAAACTGGGCCGGCACCGGCAACTGCCTCAACCTCGGCGAGCCGCGCGTGCTGCAACTCGTGATGGACAGCCTGCGCTTCTGGGCCTGCGAGATGGGCGTCGACGGCTTTCGCTTCGACCTCGCCCCGGTGCTGGGCCGCGACGCACAACGCGGCTTCGATGCGCGTGCGCCCTTCTTCGCGGCCATTGCGCAAGACCCGGTGCTGTCGCGCACGCTGCGCATCGCCGAGCCCTGGGACATCGGCCCCGGCGGCTACCGGCTCGGCGAGTTCCCGCCCGGCTGGCTCGAATGGAACGACCGCTTCCGCGACACGCAACGCGGCTTCTGGCTGCGCCAGGGACGCGAGGGCGCCACCGGGCTGGGCGACTTCGCGCATCGCTTCACGGCCTCCAGCGCGAGCTTTGCGCACGATGGCCGCGCACCGACCGCGAGCGTCAACTTCATCACCGCGCACGATGGCTTCACACTGCGCGACCTCGTGAGTTATGAGCAGCGCCACAACCTCGCCAACGGCGAAGACAACCGCGACGGCCATGCGCACAACCTGAGCACCCACTGCGGCGTCGAAGGCCCGAGCGACGACCCGACCGTGCGCGCGATGCGTGCGCGACTGCAACGCACGCTGCTCGCCACGCTGCTGCTGTCCCAGGGCACACCGATGCTGCTGGCCGGCGACGAACTCGGCCACAGCCAGAACGGCAACAACAACGCTTACTGCCAGGACAACGAGACCACCTGGCTCGGATGGATCGGCCTGTCCGACCCGGCCAGCGAACGCGCAGGCCTGACGGCTTTCGTCGCGCGGCTCACCGCCCTGCGACGCGAGGCGCCGGTGCTGCGCAGCACGCGCTGGTGGCCGGCCGAACCGCCGGCGGGCGCAGCGCCGGGCATCCGCTGGCTGCGCCCCGACGGCGAGCCGATGGCGCCGGCCGACTGGCATGCGGGCACGGCCCTTGCGATCCTGTTCGGACATGCCGAGGACGCCTGGCTGGTGCTGGTGAATGCGGGTCCGAGCCCCGTCACCTTCACGCTGCCGGACGGCGACTGGCGCTGCTGCCTTGCGACCGATGCCGAAGACCCCGACGACCTGCGCGCCGCGCCCCGCCCGCTGGGCCGCGCGGTGGAGGTGCCGGTTTCGAGCCTCTGGCTTGCAAGAACGTAG
- the glgB gene encoding 1,4-alpha-glucan branching protein GlgB, giving the protein MPPSSAPLIIQPADIQALMRAEHGDPFAVLGPHETADGLEVRALMPGARQVAVVHSRTGWPLSILARHEGSDLFSGLVPAAEARMGYSFQVDWDAGHATQLDDPYRFPFVLGETDVWLLAEGTHLRPWERLGAHLREIDGVKGVAFAVWAPNARRVSVVGDFNNWDGRRHMMRLRRECGVWEIFAPHVAVGDSYEFEILSAQGEVLRKADPFAFSSQLRPGTACVVAPLPAPVPMPAGRAEANARHAPISVYEVHLGSWRRKHHGQEWLDYRELADTLVPYVRDLGFTHIELLPITEHPFDGSWGYQPIGLYAPTSRFGTPGDFRHFVEAAHAAGLGVILDWVPAHFPTDAHGLGNFDGTALYEYADPREGFHNDWQTLIFNYARTEVRNYLVGNALYWLERYGVDGLRVDAVASMLYRDYSRKAGEWVPNAQGGRENLEAIDFLRRMNRVVGVERPGAVTIAEESTSFPGVTRPPEDGGLGFHYKWNMGWMNDTLAYAGTDPVYRKHHHQQVTFGLMYAHSENFVLPLSHDEVVHGKGSMIGRMPGDEWQKFAGLRNLYGYLWGYPGKKLLFMGGEFAQYAEWNADRGLDWHLLEHAAHQGVRRLVRDLNNVYRHFPALHELDHEGSGFEWLVHDDVAQSVFAFVRKARDGGFVVVVCNFTPVPRHDYRLGVPCAGSYREVINTDGAVYGGSGVGNGVVESASVPWHGKSDSIVISVPPLATLMWVLN; this is encoded by the coding sequence ATGCCCCCTTCTTCTGCTCCTTTGATCATCCAACCTGCAGACATCCAGGCGCTGATGCGCGCCGAACACGGCGATCCGTTTGCCGTGCTCGGCCCTCACGAGACTGCCGACGGTCTTGAAGTGCGCGCCCTGATGCCCGGCGCACGGCAGGTGGCCGTGGTGCATTCGCGCACCGGCTGGCCGCTGTCGATCCTCGCGCGGCACGAAGGCAGCGATCTGTTCAGCGGCCTCGTGCCCGCGGCCGAGGCGCGCATGGGCTATTCGTTCCAGGTCGACTGGGACGCAGGCCACGCCACGCAGCTCGACGACCCGTACCGCTTTCCTTTCGTGCTCGGCGAGACCGACGTCTGGCTGTTGGCCGAGGGCACGCACCTGCGGCCGTGGGAGCGGCTGGGCGCGCACCTGCGCGAGATCGACGGCGTGAAGGGCGTGGCTTTTGCCGTGTGGGCGCCGAATGCGCGGCGCGTGTCGGTGGTCGGCGACTTCAACAACTGGGACGGCCGTCGCCACATGATGCGGCTGCGTCGCGAATGCGGCGTGTGGGAAATCTTCGCGCCGCACGTCGCCGTGGGCGACAGCTACGAGTTCGAGATTCTGTCGGCGCAGGGCGAGGTGCTGCGCAAGGCCGACCCCTTCGCGTTCTCGTCGCAGCTGCGGCCCGGCACCGCCTGCGTCGTGGCACCGCTGCCCGCGCCGGTGCCGATGCCCGCCGGTCGCGCCGAAGCCAACGCGCGCCATGCGCCGATCAGCGTCTATGAAGTGCACCTGGGCTCATGGCGCCGCAAGCACCACGGCCAGGAATGGCTGGACTACCGCGAGCTGGCCGACACGCTCGTGCCCTACGTGCGCGACCTCGGCTTCACGCACATCGAGCTGCTGCCCATCACCGAGCACCCCTTCGACGGCTCGTGGGGCTACCAGCCGATCGGTCTTTATGCGCCGACCTCACGCTTCGGCACGCCGGGCGACTTCCGCCATTTCGTCGAAGCCGCGCATGCCGCGGGGCTGGGCGTGATCCTCGACTGGGTGCCCGCGCACTTTCCGACCGACGCGCACGGTTTGGGCAACTTCGACGGCACCGCGCTGTACGAGTACGCCGATCCGCGCGAGGGCTTTCACAACGACTGGCAGACGCTGATCTTCAACTACGCGCGCACGGAGGTGCGCAACTACCTCGTCGGCAATGCGCTGTACTGGCTGGAGCGCTACGGCGTGGACGGCCTGCGCGTGGATGCGGTGGCCTCGATGCTGTACCGCGACTACAGCCGCAAAGCCGGTGAGTGGGTGCCGAATGCGCAGGGCGGGCGCGAGAACCTGGAGGCCATCGATTTCCTTCGCCGCATGAACCGCGTGGTGGGCGTGGAGCGGCCTGGCGCAGTGACGATCGCTGAAGAGTCGACGAGCTTTCCTGGTGTGACGCGACCGCCGGAAGACGGTGGGCTGGGGTTTCACTACAAGTGGAACATGGGGTGGATGAACGACACGCTGGCGTATGCCGGGACCGATCCGGTCTATCGCAAGCACCATCACCAGCAGGTCACTTTCGGGCTGATGTACGCGCACAGCGAGAACTTCGTGTTGCCGCTGTCGCATGACGAAGTGGTGCATGGCAAGGGGTCGATGATCGGTCGCATGCCTGGGGATGAGTGGCAGAAGTTTGCGGGGTTGCGCAACCTGTATGGGTATCTCTGGGGTTATCCGGGGAAGAAGTTGCTGTTCATGGGGGGGGAGTTTGCGCAGTACGCGGAGTGGAATGCGGATCGCGGGTTGGACTGGCATTTGCTGGAGCATGCGGCGCATCAAGGGGTGCGGCGGTTGGTGCGCGATTTGAACAATGTGTATCGGCACTTTCCTGCTTTGCATGAGTTGGATCACGAGGGTTCTGGGTTTGAATGGCTCGTGCATGACGATGTGGCGCAGTCGGTGTTTGCGTTTGTTCGTAAGGCTCGGGATGGAGGGTTTGTTGTTGTGGTTTGCAACTTCACGCCTGTGCCTCGGCATGACTATCGGTTGGGGGTACCTTGTGCTGGTTCGTATCGGGAAGTCATCAATACGGATGGGGCGGTTTACGGTGGGAGTGGCGTGGGGAACGGGGTGGTCGAGAGTGCTTCGGTGCCTTGGCATGGGAAGAGCGATTCGATCGTGATCAGCGTGCCGCCACTTGCTACTTTGATGTGGGTGTTGAATTGA
- a CDS encoding alpha-amylase family glycosyl hydrolase, whose protein sequence is MSGSNSEWWRGAVIYQIYPRSFMDSNGDGVGDLPGITSKLDHVASLGVDAVWVSPFFRSPMKDFGYDVADYRAVDPLFGTLADFDAMRARMHALGLKLIIDQVLSHTSDQHAWFVESRSSRENSKADWYVWADPKPDGTPPTNWLSVFGGSAWQWDSRRKQYYLHSFLTEQPDLNFHCAEVQDALLGEVRFWCERGVDGFRFDACNHQFHDALLRDNPPATVESMGEVSTVRADNPYAMQQHLYDKSQPENLVFLERLRQLLDGYGAVALGEVGDENAPPVMAQYTALGKRLHLAYSFSLLTADHSPKHLRHQVETLDTALAVTGGWGCWAVSNHDVPRVATRWSDGTAPDTRRDRLWLALLLALRGSASLYQGEELGLPEADVPFELLQDPYGRAFWPEFKGRDGCRTPMPWTADAPNAGFSSGTPWLPVDGAHLSLAVAQQEDDPDSMLAFSRALLHWRRTQPLLRTGALAFVDAPEPLLHIVRSDGGAVLHAIFNTGSEPVSTPLPEPLVPLTGHPLAPTATVTTDPTKPLLALSPYGVFFGTPAEAGGR, encoded by the coding sequence ATGAGCGGCAGCAACAGCGAATGGTGGCGGGGCGCAGTGATCTACCAGATCTACCCGCGCAGCTTCATGGACAGCAACGGCGACGGCGTCGGCGACCTGCCTGGCATCACGTCGAAGCTCGACCACGTCGCCAGCCTCGGCGTCGACGCGGTCTGGGTCTCGCCCTTCTTCCGCTCCCCCATGAAGGATTTCGGCTACGACGTGGCCGATTACCGCGCGGTCGATCCGCTGTTTGGCACGCTGGCCGACTTCGACGCCATGCGCGCACGCATGCACGCGCTGGGCCTGAAGCTCATCATCGACCAAGTGCTTTCGCACACGTCCGACCAGCACGCGTGGTTCGTCGAAAGCCGCAGCTCGCGCGAAAACTCCAAGGCCGACTGGTATGTCTGGGCCGACCCGAAACCCGACGGCACGCCGCCCACCAACTGGCTCTCGGTCTTCGGCGGCTCGGCCTGGCAGTGGGACTCGCGCCGCAAGCAGTACTACCTGCACAGCTTTCTCACCGAGCAACCCGATCTCAACTTCCATTGCGCCGAGGTGCAGGATGCCCTGCTCGGCGAGGTGCGCTTCTGGTGCGAACGCGGCGTGGACGGCTTCCGCTTCGACGCCTGCAACCACCAGTTCCACGACGCGCTGCTGCGCGACAACCCGCCGGCCACGGTCGAATCGATGGGCGAAGTCAGCACCGTGCGCGCCGACAACCCCTATGCGATGCAGCAGCACCTGTACGACAAGAGCCAGCCCGAGAACCTCGTGTTCCTCGAGCGCCTGCGCCAGCTGCTCGACGGCTACGGCGCGGTCGCACTGGGCGAGGTCGGCGACGAGAACGCACCGCCCGTCATGGCGCAGTACACCGCACTCGGCAAGCGCCTGCACCTGGCCTACAGCTTCAGCCTGCTGACGGCCGACCACAGCCCGAAGCACCTGCGCCACCAGGTCGAGACGCTCGACACCGCACTGGCCGTGACGGGCGGCTGGGGCTGCTGGGCGGTGTCGAACCACGACGTGCCGCGCGTCGCCACGCGCTGGAGCGACGGCACCGCGCCTGACACGCGCCGCGACCGGCTCTGGCTCGCGCTGCTGCTCGCGCTGCGCGGCAGCGCCAGCCTCTACCAGGGTGAAGAGCTGGGCCTGCCCGAAGCCGACGTGCCCTTCGAGCTGCTGCAAGACCCCTACGGCCGCGCCTTCTGGCCCGAGTTCAAGGGCCGCGACGGCTGCCGCACGCCGATGCCCTGGACCGCCGACGCGCCCAATGCCGGCTTCAGCAGCGGCACACCCTGGCTGCCAGTCGACGGCGCGCACCTGTCTCTGGCCGTCGCGCAGCAGGAGGACGACCCCGACTCGATGCTCGCCTTCAGCCGCGCGCTGCTGCACTGGCGCCGCACCCAGCCGCTGCTGCGCACGGGCGCGCTGGCGTTCGTCGATGCGCCCGAACCGCTGCTGCACATCGTGCGAAGCGATGGCGGTGCAGTGCTGCATGCGATCTTCAACACAGGGAGCGAACCGGTGTCGACCCCCTTGCCCGAGCCGTTGGTGCCGCTGACCGGACACCCGCTCGCGCCGACCGCCACCGTCACCACCGATCCAACAAAACCCCTGCTGGCACTGTCGCCTTATGGCGTGTTCTTCGGCACGCCTGCCGAAGCAGGAGGACGCTGA
- a CDS encoding flavin-containing monooxygenase: MTTDDTAFSPSAPSARPIGLAALERRLAQDLDYLGWPARAWVPPRQIDGEPVLDVAIIGGGQAGLAAAGALAQQGIRAVVFDRAPAGREGPWATTARMETLRSPKELTGPALGLPSLTFRAWFEAQFGTEAWAAMDKIPRLQWMDYLVWYRRVMGLDVRNDTAVTGLQPLPDASAVRLDLRTSDGERSVLARRVVLATGRDGLGGPAVPAFVDGLPRAKWAHSSDEMDYGRLKGLRVGVVGAGSSAMDSAATALEAGAHSVELLIRRPDLPRVNKGKGAGVPGLTQGHYDLPDELKWRIRHYINVLNVPPPHGSTLRVSRHANAFFNFGCPIGAVAPQGEALRVTTPKGDFEFDFLIVSTGFQVDWAARPEFAGIAAHIRTWKDRFTPAPGDEDRELTDSPDLGPAFEFQENAPGACPGLARIHCFCYPAALSHGTVSGDIPAISDGARRLAAGLASLFYREDAAHHWANLEAYSEPELFGDEWTPAPPPHERA, from the coding sequence ATGACCACCGACGACACCGCTTTCTCCCCCTCCGCTCCTTCCGCCCGACCCATCGGCCTCGCCGCGCTCGAACGCCGGCTCGCCCAGGACCTCGACTACCTCGGCTGGCCCGCCCGCGCCTGGGTGCCGCCGCGCCAGATCGACGGCGAGCCCGTGCTCGACGTGGCCATCATCGGCGGCGGCCAGGCCGGGCTGGCCGCGGCGGGCGCGCTGGCGCAGCAGGGCATCCGCGCCGTGGTCTTCGACCGCGCGCCGGCCGGCCGCGAAGGCCCCTGGGCCACCACCGCGCGCATGGAAACCCTGCGCTCGCCCAAGGAACTCACGGGCCCCGCGCTGGGGCTGCCCTCGCTGACCTTCCGTGCCTGGTTCGAGGCCCAGTTCGGCACCGAGGCCTGGGCCGCGATGGACAAGATCCCGCGCCTGCAGTGGATGGACTACCTGGTCTGGTACCGCCGCGTGATGGGCTTGGACGTGCGCAACGACACCGCCGTGACCGGCCTGCAGCCGCTGCCCGACGCCAGCGCCGTGCGCCTGGACCTGCGCACGTCCGACGGCGAGCGCAGCGTGCTGGCGCGCCGCGTCGTGCTGGCCACCGGCCGCGACGGCCTCGGCGGCCCGGCCGTGCCCGCCTTTGTCGACGGCCTGCCGCGTGCCAAGTGGGCGCATTCTTCCGACGAGATGGACTACGGCCGCCTGAAGGGCCTGCGCGTGGGCGTGGTCGGCGCGGGCTCCTCGGCCATGGACAGCGCCGCCACGGCGCTCGAAGCCGGCGCGCACAGCGTCGAGCTGCTGATCCGCCGGCCCGACCTGCCGCGCGTCAACAAGGGCAAGGGCGCCGGCGTGCCGGGGCTCACGCAGGGGCACTACGACCTGCCCGACGAACTCAAATGGCGCATCCGCCACTACATCAACGTGCTGAACGTGCCGCCGCCGCACGGCAGCACGCTGCGGGTGTCGCGGCACGCCAATGCCTTCTTCAACTTCGGCTGTCCCATCGGGGCCGTGGCGCCTCAGGGCGAGGCGCTGCGCGTCACCACGCCCAAGGGCGACTTTGAATTCGACTTTTTAATTGTGTCGACCGGTTTCCAGGTCGACTGGGCCGCCCGCCCCGAATTCGCGGGCATTGCCGCGCACATTCGCACCTGGAAAGACCGTTTCACACCCGCGCCCGGCGACGAAGACCGCGAACTGACCGATTCGCCCGACCTCGGGCCGGCTTTCGAATTCCAGGAAAACGCGCCCGGCGCCTGCCCGGGCCTCGCGCGCATCCACTGCTTCTGCTACCCGGCGGCGCTGTCGCACGGCACGGTGTCGGGCGACATTCCGGCCATCAGCGACGGCGCGCGGCGCCTGGCGGCGGGGCTCGCCAGCCTGTTCTACCGGGAAGACGCGGCCCACCACTGGGCGAATCTGGAGGCCTACAGCGAGCCGGAACTGTTCGGCGACGAGTGGACGCCCGCCCCGCCGCCGCACGAAAGGGCCTGA
- the leuS gene encoding leucine--tRNA ligase, whose protein sequence is MNPSYKPSDVESAAQAQWRAADVYRVTEDASRKKYYACSMLPYPSGKLHMGHVRNYTINDMLTRYLRMSGYNVLMPMGWDAFGLPAENAALKNGVPPAKWTYENIAYMKGQLQAMGLAIDWSREIATCDPSYYKWNQWLFLKMLEKGIAYRKTQVVNWDPVDQTVLANEQVIDGKGWRTGATVERREIPGYYLKISDYAEELLEHTQHKLPGWPERVKLMQENWIGKSEGLRFAFTHDIRDASGKLIQDGRMYVFTTRADTIMGVTFCAVAPEHPLAAHAATLDLKVAAFIEECKGGGTTEAELATQEKKGVPTGLTVKHPITDEQVPVWVGNYVLIGYGDGAVMGVPAHDERDFAFANKYGIEIIQVVLVDDEPHFDYHKWQDWYGDKQRGVTINSDNFSGMTYKEAVAAVAHALGQKDLGELQTTWRLRDWGVSRQRYWGTPIPIIHCDEHGAVPVPEKDLPVVLPTDCVPDGSGNPLNKHEGFHAGVVCPVCGKAARRETDTMDTFVDSSWYFMRYCDPTNDKAMVAEGADYWMPMDQYIGGIEHAILHLLYARFWTKVMRDLGLVKADEPFAKLLTQGMVLNHIFYNRGEKGGKNYFPPADVTPVLDAQGRITGGTLADGTKLEYGGVGKMGKTERNGVDPQDLIEKYGADTARLYTMFTAPPEATLEWNDAAVEGSYRFLRRVWNYGVAQADAAPAALAGQSFGKPAQALRREVHTVLRQIDYDYQRMQYNTVVSGAMKLLNALEGFKPDGSAGDAAAAREGFGILLRCLYPATPHIAHQLWQQLGYDKASGDLLDAPWPVVDVAALAQDEVELMLQVNGKLRGKLLVPAGASKDEIERLALACDDFVNFAEGAPPKRVIVVPGRLVNVVI, encoded by the coding sequence ATGAACCCCAGCTACAAACCCAGCGACGTCGAGTCCGCTGCCCAGGCGCAATGGCGCGCCGCCGATGTCTACCGTGTCACCGAGGACGCGAGCCGCAAGAAGTACTACGCCTGCTCGATGCTGCCGTACCCCAGCGGCAAGCTGCACATGGGCCACGTGCGCAACTACACGATCAACGACATGCTCACGCGCTACCTGCGCATGAGCGGCTACAACGTGCTGATGCCCATGGGCTGGGACGCCTTCGGCCTGCCGGCCGAGAACGCGGCGCTGAAGAACGGCGTGCCACCGGCCAAGTGGACCTACGAGAACATCGCCTACATGAAGGGCCAGCTCCAGGCCATGGGCCTGGCCATCGACTGGAGCCGCGAGATCGCCACCTGCGATCCGAGCTACTACAAGTGGAACCAGTGGCTGTTCCTGAAGATGCTCGAAAAGGGCATTGCCTACCGCAAGACCCAGGTCGTCAACTGGGACCCGGTCGACCAGACCGTGCTGGCCAACGAGCAGGTCATCGACGGCAAGGGCTGGCGCACCGGCGCCACCGTCGAGCGCCGCGAAATTCCAGGCTACTACCTGAAGATCAGCGACTACGCCGAAGAGTTGCTCGAGCACACCCAGCACAAGCTGCCGGGCTGGCCCGAGCGCGTCAAGCTGATGCAGGAAAACTGGATCGGCAAGAGCGAGGGCCTGCGCTTCGCCTTCACGCATGACATCCGGGACGCGAGCGGCAAGCTCATTCAAGACGGCCGCATGTACGTGTTCACCACGCGTGCCGACACCATCATGGGCGTCACCTTCTGCGCCGTCGCGCCCGAGCATCCGCTCGCCGCGCACGCTGCCACGCTCGACCTCAAGGTCGCGGCCTTCATCGAAGAGTGCAAGGGCGGCGGCACGACCGAAGCCGAGCTGGCCACGCAAGAGAAGAAGGGCGTGCCCACGGGCCTGACCGTCAAGCACCCGATCACCGACGAGCAGGTGCCGGTGTGGGTGGGCAACTACGTGCTCATCGGCTACGGCGACGGCGCCGTGATGGGCGTGCCCGCGCATGACGAGCGCGACTTCGCCTTCGCCAACAAGTACGGCATCGAGATCATCCAGGTCGTGCTGGTCGACGACGAGCCGCACTTCGACTATCACAAGTGGCAGGACTGGTACGGCGACAAGCAGCGCGGCGTGACCATCAACTCCGACAACTTCAGCGGCATGACCTACAAGGAGGCCGTGGCCGCCGTGGCGCATGCCCTGGGCCAGAAGGACCTGGGCGAGCTGCAGACCACCTGGCGCCTGCGCGACTGGGGCGTGAGCCGCCAGCGCTACTGGGGCACGCCGATCCCGATCATCCATTGCGACGAACACGGCGCGGTGCCGGTCCCCGAAAAGGACCTGCCCGTGGTGCTGCCGACCGACTGCGTGCCCGACGGCTCGGGCAACCCGCTGAACAAGCACGAAGGCTTCCATGCCGGCGTGGTGTGCCCGGTGTGCGGCAAGGCCGCGCGGCGCGAGACCGACACGATGGACACCTTCGTCGATTCGTCGTGGTACTTCATGCGCTACTGCGACCCGACCAACGACAAGGCCATGGTCGCCGAGGGCGCCGACTACTGGATGCCGATGGACCAGTACATCGGCGGCATCGAGCACGCGATCCTGCACCTGCTGTATGCGCGCTTCTGGACCAAGGTCATGCGCGACCTCGGCCTCGTGAAGGCCGACGAGCCCTTTGCCAAGCTGCTCACGCAGGGCATGGTGCTCAACCACATCTTCTACAACCGTGGCGAGAAGGGCGGCAAGAACTACTTCCCGCCCGCGGACGTCACGCCGGTGCTCGATGCACAAGGTCGCATCACCGGCGGCACGCTGGCCGACGGCACGAAGCTGGAATACGGCGGCGTGGGCAAGATGGGCAAGACCGAACGCAACGGCGTCGACCCGCAGGACCTCATCGAGAAGTACGGCGCCGACACCGCGCGCCTGTACACCATGTTCACCGCGCCGCCCGAAGCCACGCTCGAGTGGAACGACGCGGCCGTCGAAGGCAGCTACCGCTTCCTGCGCCGCGTGTGGAACTACGGCGTGGCCCAGGCCGACGCGGCGCCGGCGGCGCTCGCCGGCCAGAGCTTCGGCAAGCCCGCCCAGGCCTTGCGTCGCGAGGTGCACACCGTGCTGCGCCAGATCGACTACGACTACCAGCGCATGCAATACAACACGGTGGTGTCGGGCGCGATGAAGCTGCTCAACGCGCTCGAAGGCTTCAAGCCCGACGGTAGCGCGGGCGATGCGGCGGCCGCGCGCGAGGGCTTCGGCATCCTGCTGCGCTGCCTCTACCCGGCCACGCCGCACATCGCGCACCAGCTCTGGCAGCAGCTCGGCTACGACAAGGCCTCGGGCGACCTGCTCGACGCGCCCTGGCCCGTGGTCGACGTGGCTGCGCTGGCGCAGGACGAGGTCGAGCTCATGCTGCAGGTCAACGGCAAGCTGCGCGGCAAGCTGCTGGTGCCGGCCGGTGCGTCCAAGGACGAGATCGAACGGCTGGCACTCGCCTGCGACGACTTCGTCAATTTCGCCGAAGGTGCGCCGCCCAAGCGCGTGATCGTGGTGCCCGGGCGCCTGGTCAACGTGGTCATCTGA
- a CDS encoding LPS-assembly lipoprotein LptE, with protein MNIRNASQPRRGFLLGLGVAGASLALSGCGFALRKAPTFAFKTLSLEGNTALINQLRRELRAAGNVTLVPKEEASTADAVLVVLGEDRDRFVISTNSAGLLRELQLRLRIRFSLRTPGGKELLAASEVSQTRDLSFNETNALAKEGEAELLFRDMQADIAQQLMRRLAAVPSL; from the coding sequence ATGAACATTCGCAATGCCTCGCAGCCGCGCCGCGGCTTTCTCCTGGGCCTCGGCGTCGCGGGGGCTTCGCTGGCCCTGTCCGGCTGCGGCTTCGCGCTGCGCAAGGCGCCGACCTTCGCGTTCAAGACGCTGTCGCTCGAAGGCAATACGGCACTCATCAACCAGCTGCGGCGCGAGCTGCGCGCGGCCGGCAACGTGACGCTGGTGCCCAAGGAAGAGGCCAGCACCGCCGACGCCGTGCTCGTCGTGCTGGGCGAGGACCGCGACCGCTTCGTGATCTCGACCAACTCCGCCGGCCTGCTGCGCGAGTTGCAGCTGCGCCTGCGCATTCGCTTCAGCCTGCGCACGCCGGGCGGCAAGGAATTGCTGGCCGCGTCCGAGGTCTCGCAGACGCGCGACCTGAGCTTCAACGAGACCAATGCGCTGGCCAAGGAAGGCGAGGCCGAGCTGCTGTTCCGCGACATGCAGGCCGACATCGCACAGCAGCTGATGCGCCGGCTGGCCGCAGTGCCGTCCCTGTAA